In Nymphaea colorata isolate Beijing-Zhang1983 chromosome 5, ASM883128v2, whole genome shotgun sequence, one genomic interval encodes:
- the LOC116255276 gene encoding glutathione S-transferase-like, translating to MGLIEQRETDVLFCWSLCKSKALDMRPDKALVCLEQKEVDYEIVPVNMVAGADKQQPFLSLNPFGKIPAYVEDDATVLFERAITDHIASRYKEKGTDLLGPELGGIAIVGLWMEVEAHQFDPPALVLILESVMKPTFGKVPDEALVRAQCEKLNKVFDVYEERLSKCKYLAGDYFSLADLHHLPCLHYIMSSPHSGLITSRQHVGHTRRRSLSP from the exons ATGGGACTCATAGAGCAGCGGGAGACGGACGTCCTCTTCTGTTGGTCGCTCTGCAAGTCAAAGGCCCTTGACATGAGACCAGACAA GGCACTGGTGTGCCTGGAGCAGAAGGAGGTTGACTATGAGATCGTGCCTGTTAATATGGTTGCTGGTGCCGATAAGCAGCAGCCTTTTCTATCTCTTAAT CCCTTTGGTAAAATCCCTGCATATGTTGAGGACGATGCAACAGTACTTTTTG AAAGAGCTATCACAGACCACATTGCTTCCAGGTATAAGGAGAAAGGGACGGACCTCCTAGGGCCTGAGCTTGGTGGGATAGCCATTGTGGGCTTGTGGATGGAAGTTGAAGCCCACCAGTTCGACCCGCCGGCCTTGGTCTTAATTCTCGAGAGCGTCATGAAACCGACCTTTGGCAAGGTGCCCGACGAGGCCCTGGTCCGAGCTCAGTGCGAGAAGCTCAACAAGGTGTTTGATGTATATGAAGAAAGGTTGTCTAAGTGCAAGTACCTGGCTGGAGACTACTTCTCACTGGCTGACCTTCACCACCTTCCTTGCCTCCACTACATCATGTCTTCGCCGCACTCCGGCCTCATTACGTCGCGCCAGCATGTCGGACATACTAGAAGAAGGTCTCTGAGCCCATGA